Genomic segment of Bacteroidales bacterium:
AAAATAGCTGAATTCTTTGGAACAGAAGACACCATTCTATACGCAGCTTGCTTCGATGCAAATGGTGGAGTATTTGAGCCTCTATTAAGCGAAGATGATGCTATTATATCTGATGCCCTTAACCATGCATCTATTATTGATGGTGTTCGCTTATGTAAAGCTGTTCGCTATCGCTACAATAATGCCGACATGAACGATTTAGAAAAACAACTACAAGCTGCTCAAGCTCAACGCTTTCGACTTATTGTTACCGATGGAGTTTTTTCGATGGATGGTAATGTAGCCCCCATGGATAAAATTATAGAGCTTGCCGAAAAATACAATGCACTTGTAATGGTTGACGAATCGCATTCGGCTGGTGTTGTTGGAAATACTGGAAGAGGAGTTACAGAACTTTATAACTGCCGAGGCAAAGTGGATATAATTACGGGTACTCTTGGCAAGGCTTTTGGCGGTGCTATTGGAGGATTTACCACCGGAAGAAAAGAAATTATCGAGATGCTTCGTCAACGCTCACGTCCTTATTTATTTTCTAACTCCCTACCACCTATGGTTGTTGCTGCCGGTATTGAAATGATGAATATGATGGCATCGACCAATGACTTACAGGATAAACTACATGCCAACGTAAAATACTTTATGGAAAAAATCCAAAAAGCCGGATTTGACATTAAACCTACTCAATCGGCTATAGTTGCTGTAATGCTCTACGATGCAAAATTATCACAACAGTTTGCTGCTGAACTTTTAAACGAAGGCATTTATGTAATTGGCTTCTACTACCCTGTTGTTCCACAAGGTTTAGCTCGCATTCGTGTACAACTCTCTGCTGCTCATGAATTTGAACATATCGATGCTTGCGTAGACGCTTTTACACGTGTAGGCAAAAAATTAGGTGTATTAAAATAATATTATACAAACCTATGTTAAAAAGGCTGCCCTTTTGAGACAGCCTTTTTTTATTTTTAATTACGATTTCAGTTAAATAATTTAAATTTCTTTTAGTAATGAGATTAACTTTTCTCCCCCCACACTCCTGACTTCGCCAATTTTAATCAATTTTTAATTTTTTAAAAAAGTTAAATATTTAAATATCAATAAGAAA
This window contains:
- the kbl gene encoding glycine C-acetyltransferase → MYGNYQTYLQKELQQIKDAGLYKNERILVSPQGAKIKINTGQEVLNFCANNYLGLSNNQQLIEAAKKALDSHGYGMSSVRFICGTTDLHKELEKKIAEFFGTEDTILYAACFDANGGVFEPLLSEDDAIISDALNHASIIDGVRLCKAVRYRYNNADMNDLEKQLQAAQAQRFRLIVTDGVFSMDGNVAPMDKIIELAEKYNALVMVDESHSAGVVGNTGRGVTELYNCRGKVDIITGTLGKAFGGAIGGFTTGRKEIIEMLRQRSRPYLFSNSLPPMVVAAGIEMMNMMASTNDLQDKLHANVKYFMEKIQKAGFDIKPTQSAIVAVMLYDAKLSQQFAAELLNEGIYVIGFYYPVVPQGLARIRVQLSAAHEFEHIDACVDAFTRVGKKLGVLK